In Mycobacterium branderi, the DNA window CGATGCGTTGGCGGCGCCTGATTGTGGCCACGAATATGGACCGTATCACGCCCGAAATGTGGACTGCGGTGTGGACGGCTGCTATTCTCCATTTTTATAGGGTTTGACCTGCGGTTTTGGTGGAGCTGCCGGGAATCGAACCCGACGGGAATAGCCCCGAAACCGGCTCTGAGCTGCGGAAACACAATGATGTAAGGAGTGTGGACGGCATGCGGCGACCTGCGGAAACCCTCGAAGATGTGGACCGCGTCCACATCGACCTCCGGCGACCTAGAGACGCGTTAGATTCCCTCGCCGAGTTTGATTACGACGGATACGGCGAGGCGCTAAGAGCGCTCCACGACGCAGCCTACGAGTACGCCACCTGGGCGCTGTGGGATAGGCTGCCAGCAGGCGCACAGGGAGACATGAGCCAGAAGGCGAGGCAGGCACGTCGCGATATGGCACAGGCCGCAGCAGCGCGTTGGGTCGAGCTGTACCTACGGGTTCAGTCGATGAACGCACAGTACGAAGCGGGCGCGAAATGACCAGCCCAACCCAATCCGGCGCTTCCACGCCCGAGCCGGAAACCGCGGCCATCAGAACCACCGCGACTCCCGACCTTCCGCTGGCCTACAGCGACCTCGACGAGGACGATGAGGATCTGTGGAGCGACGCCGACGACCGGGCCTACGCGTGGGGAACCGTGAAGATCTTCGTGGGGCTGATGGCCGTCGCGGTTGCCGCAGCAGCGTGGATGGCAGGTGTCTGGTTGACGCGCCGCGACAACGCGCCGCGCTCGGCGCCCTCAACCCCGGCCGTTGCTGCTGCAGCTCCCTCGTATTCTCTCGCAGCTCCGGTGCCGACTTCCGCGCCCACACCAACTGTCGCGGCGCCCCGCCTGTTGCCGAGCCGCCGCCGACGGTGACGGTCACCGAAACCCCAGCGGTGGCGCCCTCAGCTCCCACCCAACGGTTCGCGCCACCGCCGACCATCGGCAACGGCTGGACCGAAGGCCAACTCGCAACCTCAACATGCAACGTCCTCTGGGACGGCGGCACCAAAACCGACGCCATCCAATTCGTCCAACGCATCAGCGGATGGGGGCTCGACCAAGCCACCCGTTGGACGACTGAGGCGCTTGCCGCCCGCTGCCCGACCGCCGCCACGTGAAAAAAGAGGCCCGGTATGAAATTCGTTCTCGCTATCCTCGCCACGCTGACCCTGGTCTTCACCGCTCCGGCGCGGGCCGACGACCATCCCCCGATGGATTGCTCCCGCCGCGCCGGGCGGTAGTTTGCCGTCCAGGCCAACCACGTAAAAGCCTGGCCTCCATCGAGGAAGAATCCGTCGACCCATATGTCGCGGCTAGCCTCCTGCCGGGTGTCGCGGTGGCAGCACTTTTGACACGTGCCCGTACTCGGGGTCTTCGCGGACGCGCCGCTGTGCGCTTCTGCCGGCGCTGGTAACTGGGACGGCCGGCGGCACAGGGATTCCCGCCTGGTATCTCTGCGCGGCCGGTGTCGCTACCGACACGTTCGGCGCGCGTCCCTCGAGGTTCCAGGGCTGCGTCGTCCAGCTCGGCGACGAGAACCTGCCGAGCGTCGACGCGCCACCCATGTTGGCCGTTACTTGGGTCGACACGAACGGTGTCGCACTGCTGACGCTGACAGGCTGCGGTGTCGCGACAGCGGGCCTGGTCGTCGCGGAGCTGACGGCCGCCCCCATCGCCGTGTAGGCGATGAAGTTTCCGAAGAGCTGGGCGATGTTGATCGGGTAGCCGCCGCTCACGGACTGCTCGAGGTACTGGCCGAGGAGGGTGCTGCTGTCGAGCCCGAGGATCGGAACGCCGTTCGGGTTGAGGATGCCGTCGATCTGGCTGATGATCGACCCGACACCGCCATTGGTGGTCGCTGGTTGGGCTGCCGCCTGGATGGCCGGGGCTGCCGGGTTGGCGGTTTGCGGTGCGGGCGTGAACGGCGTAATCGCCGACGTCGCAGCCGATGACGTCGCCTGGTACTGAACCATCGCGGCGGCGTCCTGCGCCCACATTTCGGCGTACTGCGCCTCGGTGGCCATGATCGCCGGGGTGTTCTGGCCGAGCAGGTTGGTCGCAACCAGTGCGGCGAGCTGTGCACGGTTCTCGGCGATCACGGGAGGCGGCACGGTCGCGGCGAACGCCGCCTCGTAGGCTTCCACAGCGGCAAGTGCCTGTGCGCCGATCTGCCGCGTCTGCTGCGCGGTCGCTTCCATCCATGCGATATATGGCTGTACCGCTGCGGCCATGTCCTGACTCGACGGGCCCAGCCACGCGCCGCTGACGAGTCCGG includes these proteins:
- a CDS encoding PPE family protein, with protein sequence MDFAALPPEINSARMYAGPGPGSLIAAAQAWETLGAELEAAANGYRAAVTGLVSGAWLGPSSQDMAAAVQPYIAWMEATAQQTRQIGAQALAAVEAYEAAFAATVPPPVIAENRAQLAALVATNLLGQNTPAIMATEAQYAEMWAQDAAAMVQYQATSSAATSAITPFTPAPQTANPAAPAIQAAAQPATTNGGVGSIISQIDGILNPNGVPILGLDSSTLLGQYLEQSVSGGYPINIAQLFGNFIAYTAMGAAVSSATTRPAVATPQPVSVSSATPFVSTQVTANMGGASTLGRFSSPSWTTQPWNLEGRAPNVSVATPAAQRYQAGIPVPPAVPVTSAGRSAQRRVREDPEYGHVSKVLPPRHPAGG